From Sphingomonas hengshuiensis, one genomic window encodes:
- a CDS encoding penicillin-binding protein 1A — translation MADETASRVNFRIKREIGGLRGAYARVRHRWWFRVLAVLALLAGLLMFLLWLFVARNLPSVDTLRSYEPPLPTNVRSAEGLPIHSYARERRVQLSFAEYPKPMVDAILSAEDKTFFSHHGVDFPGLVRAVVQGMMSGSTPRGTSTITQQVAKNLLVGSEQSYLRKAKEAILAWRIEDTLTKPQILELYLNSIELGRNAGGVEAASQAYFGKELAQLTLPQFAYLAILPKGPANYAPERYTERALERRNWVLGQMLSNGFITPAQHAAAVAAPLGTVPRQTPKFERVGGYFIEEVRRQLMDKFGEKADSGPYSVYSGGLWVRTSLDPKLQQYAQKALRDGLLRFDRGRGWNGPLNPEPLDLSNGWLQPFLNTNIGVDYENWRAAVAIAKEGDSWQIGFDDGATGTLPKWAAAMPVRNKGGQAFNAIRAGDILVVAPESAGVFALRSVPKISGGMVVEDPRTGRVLAMQGGFDSRIQSFNRATQALRQPGSTIKPLVYAAAMEQGMTPASIVVDGPFCVWQGAGLGEKCFRNFGNSRGAGPHTLRWGIEQSRNLMTVQTANQAGMDHVVDLIQRVGVSRQKLPPYLSYALGAGETTVLRMVNAYSILVNQGRALNPTLIDFVQNRRGEVILPENWRPCDHCNAPDWDGGAMPRPATRARQVVDPMSAYQIVHITEGVIQRGTATVLRDLNRPLMGKTGTTTGPTDVWFVGGAPQMLAGLYLGFDAPSNLGGYAQGGSIAAPIFKEFAIPAFEGMDKLAFTAPAGIRMARIDRASGKRVFGAWPTSDPLSPVIWEAFKPESEPRRGRRGDQEAAEAKAAEKKAAPKADRQSDSDFLQREGGIY, via the coding sequence ATGGCCGACGAGACAGCTTCCCGTGTCAACTTCCGGATAAAGCGCGAGATCGGCGGGCTTCGCGGCGCTTATGCGCGCGTCCGCCACCGCTGGTGGTTCCGTGTCCTGGCTGTATTGGCGTTGCTCGCCGGATTGCTGATGTTCCTGCTGTGGCTGTTCGTCGCGCGCAATTTGCCGTCGGTCGACACGCTGCGCTCTTATGAGCCGCCGCTGCCGACCAATGTCCGCTCCGCCGAGGGGCTTCCGATCCACAGCTATGCGCGCGAGCGCCGCGTCCAGCTGAGCTTCGCCGAATATCCCAAGCCGATGGTCGATGCGATCCTGTCGGCCGAGGACAAGACGTTCTTCAGCCATCACGGCGTCGATTTCCCGGGGCTGGTCCGCGCGGTGGTGCAGGGCATGATGAGCGGATCGACGCCGCGCGGCACCTCGACGATCACCCAGCAGGTCGCCAAGAACCTGCTGGTCGGCAGCGAGCAAAGCTATTTGCGCAAGGCCAAGGAAGCGATCCTGGCGTGGCGGATCGAGGATACGCTGACCAAGCCGCAGATCCTCGAACTGTACCTCAATTCGATCGAGCTGGGCCGCAATGCCGGCGGCGTCGAGGCGGCGAGCCAGGCCTATTTCGGCAAGGAGCTGGCGCAGCTCACGCTGCCGCAATTCGCCTATCTCGCGATCCTGCCCAAGGGGCCGGCGAACTACGCCCCCGAACGCTATACCGAGCGCGCGCTGGAGCGGCGCAACTGGGTGCTGGGGCAGATGCTGTCCAACGGCTTCATCACCCCCGCGCAACATGCCGCGGCCGTCGCCGCGCCGCTGGGCACCGTCCCGCGCCAGACGCCCAAGTTCGAGCGGGTCGGCGGCTATTTCATCGAGGAAGTCCGCCGCCAGTTGATGGACAAGTTCGGCGAGAAGGCCGATTCGGGGCCGTACAGCGTCTATTCGGGCGGGCTGTGGGTGCGCACCTCGCTCGACCCGAAGCTCCAGCAATATGCCCAGAAGGCGCTGCGCGACGGGCTGTTGCGCTTCGATCGCGGGCGCGGGTGGAACGGGCCGCTGAACCCCGAACCGCTGGACCTGTCCAATGGCTGGCTCCAGCCGTTTCTCAACACCAATATCGGCGTGGATTACGAGAATTGGCGCGCCGCCGTGGCGATCGCGAAAGAAGGCGATTCATGGCAGATCGGGTTTGACGACGGCGCGACGGGCACGCTCCCAAAATGGGCGGCGGCGATGCCGGTGCGCAACAAGGGCGGCCAGGCGTTCAACGCGATCCGCGCGGGCGACATATTGGTCGTGGCACCCGAAAGCGCGGGCGTGTTCGCGCTGCGCAGCGTGCCCAAGATTTCGGGCGGCATGGTCGTCGAGGACCCGCGCACCGGCCGCGTGCTGGCGATGCAGGGCGGGTTCGATTCGCGCATCCAGAGCTTCAACCGCGCGACCCAGGCGCTGCGCCAGCCGGGCTCGACGATCAAGCCGTTGGTCTATGCCGCGGCGATGGAACAGGGGATGACCCCGGCATCGATCGTCGTCGATGGCCCGTTCTGCGTGTGGCAGGGCGCGGGGCTGGGCGAGAAATGCTTCCGCAATTTCGGCAATTCGCGCGGCGCCGGGCCGCACACGCTGCGCTGGGGCATCGAACAGTCGCGCAACCTGATGACCGTGCAGACGGCGAACCAGGCGGGGATGGACCATGTCGTCGACCTGATCCAGCGCGTCGGCGTGTCGCGGCAGAAGCTGCCCCCCTATCTCAGCTATGCGCTGGGCGCGGGCGAGACGACCGTGCTGCGGATGGTCAATGCCTATTCGATCCTGGTCAACCAGGGCCGCGCGCTCAATCCGACGCTGATCGATTTCGTCCAGAACCGCCGCGGCGAGGTCATCCTGCCCGAGAATTGGCGCCCGTGCGACCATTGCAACGCCCCCGATTGGGACGGCGGCGCGATGCCGCGCCCGGCGACGCGTGCGCGCCAGGTGGTCGATCCGATGAGCGCCTACCAGATCGTGCATATCACCGAAGGCGTCATCCAGCGCGGCACCGCGACCGTGCTGCGCGACCTGAACCGCCCGCTGATGGGCAAGACCGGCACCACCACCGGCCCCACCGACGTATGGTTCGTCGGCGGCGCGCCGCAAATGCTCGCGGGGCTGTATCTCGGCTTCGACGCGCCGTCGAACCTGGGCGGCTATGCCCAGGGCGGGTCGATCGCCGCGCCGATCTTCAAGGAATTCGCGATTCCCGCGTTCGAGGGGATGGACAAGCTGGCCTTCACTGCCCCCGCCGGCATCCGCATGGCGCGGATCGACCGCGCGAGCGGCAAGCGCGTGTTCGGCGCCTGGCCGACCAGCGACCCGCTGTCGCCGGTGATCTGGGAAGCCTTCAAGCCCGAAAGCGAGCCGCGCCGCGGCCGCCGCGGGGACCAGGAAGCCGCCGAGGCCAAGGCCGCCGAGAAGAAGGCGGCGCCCAAGGCCGACCGCCAGAGCGACAGCGACTTCTTGCAACGCGAGGGCGGAATCTACTAG
- a CDS encoding M48 family metalloprotease, whose amino-acid sequence MIVAFRRLATLLALLCLTSLAVRPAAAQSVLRDAETEALLMDMARPLFTAAGLSPANARVVLIQDGSINAFVAGGQIVYIHSGLIDAADTANEVQGVIAHEIGHIVGGHAVMQNDGGYTNISILSLLLGAAAMAAGSPEAGTGLLMMGQRAAIGKYLAFSRVQESSADAAGAQYLTKAGITGKGMLSFFNKLTALQHRYGFYSTDPEVDPFAQTHPMSADRVETLKADLQAAPGWNTPLNADLERRFKRVQAKLRGYVNDPQTTLRLYPKSDQSAPAHYARAYAYHKSGYPDQARAETEALVKLAPADPYFLELEGQILLESGRPADALAPLRQATEETGYQPLIAATFGHALLATDDPANLPEAEKVLRQAVARDRENPFAWYQLGTVYERKGDEPRTALATAERADLTGDARTALFSARAAMAALPQGSVDWIRAQDIMMVSQTAMENDKKKRRRLQ is encoded by the coding sequence ATGATCGTGGCCTTCAGGCGCCTTGCCACGCTGCTGGCGCTGCTCTGCCTGACCAGCCTCGCCGTGCGCCCCGCCGCCGCCCAGTCGGTGCTGCGCGATGCCGAGACCGAGGCGCTGCTGATGGACATGGCCCGGCCGCTGTTCACCGCCGCCGGGCTGTCCCCCGCCAATGCGCGGGTCGTGCTGATCCAGGATGGCTCGATCAACGCCTTCGTCGCGGGCGGGCAGATCGTCTATATCCATTCCGGGCTGATCGACGCCGCGGACACCGCGAACGAAGTCCAGGGCGTGATCGCGCACGAAATCGGCCATATCGTCGGCGGCCATGCGGTCATGCAGAATGACGGCGGCTATACCAACATCTCGATCCTCAGCCTGTTGCTCGGCGCCGCCGCGATGGCGGCGGGGTCGCCCGAAGCGGGCACCGGGCTGCTGATGATGGGCCAGCGCGCCGCGATCGGCAAATATCTGGCGTTCAGCCGCGTCCAGGAAAGCTCCGCTGACGCCGCGGGCGCGCAATATCTGACCAAGGCCGGGATAACCGGCAAGGGGATGCTGTCCTTCTTCAACAAGCTGACCGCGCTTCAGCATCGCTATGGCTTTTACAGCACCGATCCCGAAGTCGATCCGTTCGCGCAGACCCACCCGATGTCCGCCGACCGTGTCGAGACGCTCAAGGCCGATCTCCAGGCCGCGCCGGGGTGGAACACGCCGCTCAACGCCGATCTCGAACGCCGTTTCAAGCGCGTCCAGGCCAAGCTGCGCGGCTATGTCAACGATCCGCAGACGACGTTGCGGCTCTATCCCAAGAGCGACCAGTCGGCCCCTGCCCATTATGCCCGTGCCTATGCCTATCACAAATCGGGCTATCCCGATCAGGCGCGTGCCGAGACCGAGGCGCTGGTCAAGCTCGCCCCCGCCGACCCCTATTTCCTCGAGCTGGAGGGGCAGATCCTGCTCGAATCGGGGCGCCCCGCCGACGCGCTGGCGCCGCTGCGCCAGGCGACCGAGGAGACGGGGTATCAGCCGCTGATCGCCGCGACCTTCGGCCATGCGCTGCTCGCGACCGACGATCCCGCCAACCTGCCCGAAGCCGAAAAGGTGCTGCGCCAGGCGGTGGCGCGCGATCGCGAGAACCCCTTTGCCTGGTATCAGCTCGGCACCGTCTATGAGCGCAAGGGCGATGAGCCGCGCACCGCGCTGGCCACCGCCGAGCGCGCGGACCTGACGGGCGACGCGCGCACCGCTCTGTTCAGCGCGCGCGCGGCGATGGCGGCGCTGCCGCAGGGCTCGGTCGACTGGATACGCGCGCAGGACATCATGATGGTGTCGCAAACCGCGATGGAAAACGACAAGAAGAAGCGGCGGAGACTGCAATGA
- a CDS encoding DsbA family protein, with amino-acid sequence MIDRLAQSRLALGVALLLAALLGAALFAATQLLAQRSPALPGETIRAYLLEHPEVLPEAMERLQARENERAQKAQADAQKGVGQHRAAVEKPYAGAFAGNPKGDVTVVAFLDYACGYCRASLPGIAELIAKDPGVRIVYREYPVLGPESVVAARWALAAAEQGKFRAFHEALYAAGSPSNEAIVAAAAKAGLDTTLAQKAVGSRAVEGEIVANHKLGEQLAMTGTPSWVIGGKLLYGARDYQGLADAVALARAGK; translated from the coding sequence ATGATCGATCGGCTCGCACAAAGCCGCCTCGCGCTCGGCGTGGCGCTCCTCCTCGCGGCGCTGCTCGGTGCCGCGCTGTTCGCGGCGACGCAGCTGCTGGCGCAGCGCAGCCCCGCGCTCCCCGGCGAGACGATCCGCGCCTATCTGCTCGAGCATCCCGAAGTGCTTCCCGAGGCGATGGAGCGGCTTCAGGCGCGCGAGAACGAGCGGGCGCAAAAGGCGCAGGCGGACGCGCAGAAGGGCGTCGGCCAGCACCGCGCCGCCGTCGAGAAACCCTATGCCGGCGCGTTTGCCGGCAACCCCAAGGGCGACGTCACTGTCGTCGCGTTCCTCGATTATGCCTGTGGCTATTGCCGCGCCAGCCTGCCCGGCATTGCCGAACTGATCGCGAAGGACCCCGGCGTGCGGATCGTCTATCGCGAATATCCGGTGCTCGGCCCCGAAAGCGTCGTCGCCGCGCGCTGGGCGCTCGCCGCCGCCGAACAGGGCAAGTTCCGCGCGTTCCACGAGGCGCTCTACGCCGCGGGATCGCCGAGCAACGAGGCGATCGTTGCCGCTGCGGCCAAGGCCGGGCTCGATACCACGCTTGCGCAAAAGGCGGTTGGGTCGCGCGCGGTGGAGGGCGAGATCGTCGCCAACCACAAGCTCGGCGAGCAGCTGGCGATGACCGGCACCCCCAGCTGGGTGATCGGCGGCAAGCTGCTGTACGGCGCACGCGATTATCAGGGGCTGGCAGACGCCGTCGCGCTGGCCCGCGCGGGCAAATAA
- a CDS encoding Rne/Rng family ribonuclease, with protein sequence MLIDARHREETRVAVVKGNRIEEFDFESAERKQLKGNIYLAKVTRVEPSLQAAFVDYGGNRHGFLAFSEIHPDYYQIPKEDRDALLAEEAEHAAQEAALRDEDGDDDDHDHDGDDDVEVLERPEDDEGEHDADAEEGEEPASEGGRGRGRGKRGGNGDEAEALRQRRMNLRRRYKIQDVIRRRQVLLVQVVKEERGNKGAALTTYLSLAGRYCVLMPNTAHGGGISRKISSAADRKRLKTIMADLKLPPTMGCIVRTAGLQRTKVEIKRDFDYLARLWDGIRETTLQSSAPALVYGDSDLMKRAIRDIYNKDIDEVIVEGEDGYRQAKEFMRLLMPSHARKVKQYADAVPLFQRAGVEEQLSAMYHPVVQLKSGGYLVINPTEALVSIDINSGRSTREHSIEQTATQTNLEAAQEIARQLRLRDMAGLVVIDFIDMDHGSNVRKVEKAMKEALKNDRARIQVGRISAFGLMEMSRQRLRTGVLEASTRQCPHCEGTGLVRTASSAGLSALRMIEDEAARGRGSQLLLRASQEAALYVLNRKRAELAEIEDRYGVMIEVASDGELEGARMSVEAAGPPPTHAPRIERLIEEPEEDFVEEIDEEEEEVEEAETEAEAEAPRAARPPRERRDEGEDEGRGKRRRRRRGRGRRREGEAGEGGERVEGDAEGDEPEDGESVEAEVAETEATVVERAEASEAEGGRKRRRRGRRGGRRASGLNEDGSSADTGSDEASEDDAAPEAEVGEPVEVEAPEVEAAEVAVEPAPKPKRARRKKADADAPVAEPEAAPVEAAPVEAEPAPEPVAEPAVKPKRTRKKKVEAEAPVVEAAPEPAPDPAPAPKRRAPRRKAAAADAVADGGADPVAEAVAEAPAAASATTSPQAETVAQDLTPAEANDADSAGSAEGGSPRRGWWQRTFGA encoded by the coding sequence ATGCTGATCGACGCACGCCACCGGGAGGAAACCCGCGTGGCCGTCGTCAAAGGGAACCGGATCGAGGAGTTTGATTTCGAGTCCGCCGAGCGCAAGCAGCTCAAGGGCAATATCTATCTGGCCAAGGTTACCCGCGTAGAGCCGTCGCTCCAGGCGGCGTTCGTCGATTATGGCGGCAACCGCCACGGCTTCCTCGCCTTTTCCGAAATCCACCCCGATTACTACCAGATCCCGAAGGAAGACCGCGACGCGCTGCTCGCCGAAGAGGCCGAGCATGCCGCGCAGGAAGCGGCGCTGCGCGACGAGGATGGCGACGACGACGATCACGACCATGACGGCGACGACGACGTCGAAGTGCTCGAGCGTCCCGAGGATGACGAGGGCGAGCACGACGCCGACGCCGAGGAAGGCGAAGAGCCCGCGTCCGAAGGCGGTCGTGGTCGCGGTCGCGGCAAGCGCGGCGGCAACGGCGACGAGGCGGAGGCGCTGCGCCAGCGCCGCATGAACCTGCGCCGCCGGTACAAGATCCAGGACGTGATCCGCCGCCGCCAGGTGCTGCTGGTCCAGGTCGTCAAGGAGGAGCGCGGCAACAAGGGTGCGGCGCTGACCACCTATTTGTCGCTCGCCGGTCGCTACTGCGTGCTCATGCCCAACACCGCGCATGGCGGCGGGATCAGCCGCAAGATCAGCTCGGCCGCCGACCGCAAGCGGCTCAAGACGATCATGGCCGACCTGAAGCTGCCGCCGACGATGGGCTGCATCGTCCGCACCGCGGGGCTCCAGCGCACCAAGGTCGAGATCAAGCGCGACTTCGACTATCTCGCCCGGCTGTGGGACGGCATCCGCGAGACGACGCTCCAGTCGTCGGCGCCGGCGCTGGTCTATGGCGACAGCGACCTGATGAAGCGCGCGATCCGCGACATCTATAACAAGGATATCGACGAAGTGATCGTCGAGGGCGAGGACGGCTATCGCCAGGCCAAGGAGTTCATGCGGCTCCTGATGCCCAGCCATGCCCGCAAGGTGAAGCAATATGCCGATGCCGTGCCGCTGTTCCAGCGCGCGGGCGTCGAGGAACAGCTGTCGGCGATGTACCATCCGGTGGTGCAGCTCAAATCGGGCGGCTATCTGGTGATCAACCCGACCGAGGCTTTGGTCTCGATCGACATCAACTCGGGCCGCTCGACCCGCGAGCATTCGATCGAGCAGACCGCGACTCAGACCAATCTCGAGGCCGCGCAGGAAATCGCGCGCCAGTTGCGGCTGCGCGACATGGCGGGCCTCGTCGTCATCGACTTTATCGACATGGACCACGGATCGAACGTCCGTAAGGTCGAGAAGGCGATGAAGGAGGCGCTCAAGAACGATCGCGCGCGCATCCAGGTTGGCCGCATCTCTGCCTTCGGGCTGATGGAGATGAGCCGCCAGCGGCTGCGTACCGGCGTGCTCGAGGCTTCGACGCGCCAGTGCCCGCATTGCGAAGGCACCGGGCTTGTCCGCACCGCATCGTCGGCGGGGCTGTCGGCGCTGCGCATGATCGAGGACGAGGCCGCGCGCGGTCGCGGCTCGCAGCTGCTGCTCCGCGCCAGCCAGGAGGCTGCGCTCTACGTCCTCAACCGCAAGCGCGCCGAGCTGGCCGAGATCGAGGACCGCTACGGCGTCATGATCGAAGTCGCGTCGGACGGCGAGCTGGAGGGCGCGCGCATGTCGGTCGAGGCCGCCGGCCCGCCGCCGACGCACGCCCCGCGGATCGAGCGCCTGATCGAGGAGCCCGAGGAGGATTTCGTCGAGGAGATCGACGAGGAGGAAGAGGAAGTCGAAGAGGCCGAGACCGAGGCGGAAGCCGAAGCGCCGCGTGCCGCGCGTCCGCCGCGCGAGCGCCGCGACGAAGGCGAGGATGAGGGCCGCGGCAAGCGTCGTCGCCGCCGTCGCGGTCGCGGGCGTCGCCGTGAGGGCGAGGCCGGCGAAGGCGGCGAGCGCGTCGAGGGCGATGCCGAGGGCGACGAGCCCGAGGACGGCGAGTCGGTCGAGGCTGAGGTGGCCGAGACCGAAGCGACGGTCGTCGAGCGAGCCGAAGCAAGCGAGGCCGAAGGCGGGCGCAAGCGCCGCCGTCGCGGTCGCCGTGGCGGACGTCGCGCTTCGGGCCTGAACGAGGACGGCAGCAGCGCCGACACCGGATCGGATGAGGCGAGCGAAGACGACGCCGCACCCGAAGCCGAGGTTGGCGAGCCGGTCGAAGTCGAGGCCCCCGAGGTCGAGGCCGCAGAGGTCGCAGTCGAGCCTGCGCCCAAGCCGAAGCGCGCGCGCCGCAAAAAGGCCGATGCCGACGCGCCGGTCGCCGAGCCCGAAGCTGCTCCGGTCGAAGCCGCCCCGGTAGAAGCCGAGCCCGCGCCCGAGCCGGTCGCCGAGCCTGCGGTCAAGCCGAAGCGCACGCGCAAGAAGAAGGTCGAGGCCGAAGCCCCGGTCGTCGAAGCCGCGCCCGAGCCCGCGCCCGACCCCGCGCCCGCGCCCAAGCGCCGCGCCCCGCGTCGCAAGGCGGCCGCTGCCGACGCGGTTGCCGATGGCGGCGCGGATCCGGTGGCAGAAGCGGTGGCGGAAGCACCGGCCGCTGCTTCCGCCACTACCTCGCCCCAGGCCGAGACTGTTGCGCAGGACCTGACTCCTGCCGAGGCGAACGACGCCGATTCCGCCGGTTCGGCGGAGGGTGGGTCGCCGCGCCGCGGCTGGTGGCAGCGGACGTTCGGCGCATAA
- a CDS encoding N-acetylmuramoyl-L-alanine amidase family protein has protein sequence MDLGWTPLLPRRHIARVFFLLAFLAGWLAGVPSWAGVVQDVRVRGDRVVVRFDAPVARASAFLLGGPQRIAIDIAGAGPGSSASAGGAVAAIRQGAQGEGGARIVFDLARPAIVTEGRFGADGRTLTLQLRTVDDARFARAAAERRMSFLPPFTYLQPAGRHSYSVSMPLPVRAPAAALPHVYGEADRPLVVIDPGHGGHDPGAISPSGGLREKDLTLKVALAIRDALLASGRVRVALTREDDRFLVLQDRYGLARKLHADLFISVHCDSAGSSGASGATVYTLSEVASDKEAARLAARENKADILSGVDLGAASPDISSILIDLTQRETMNLSASFARLLGREAQPLIPIKENYHRMASLVVLKAPDMPSVLFETGYLSNDRDAEFLASDEGRRRVAKSVRNAVEVHFATRMASR, from the coding sequence ATGGATTTGGGCTGGACCCCCCTCCTCCCGAGGCGCCATATCGCCCGGGTGTTCTTCCTGCTCGCCTTTCTCGCCGGCTGGCTGGCCGGGGTGCCAAGCTGGGCAGGCGTCGTGCAGGACGTGCGCGTGCGCGGCGACCGCGTCGTCGTCCGGTTCGACGCGCCGGTCGCGCGCGCCAGCGCCTTCCTGCTCGGCGGGCCGCAGCGGATTGCAATCGACATTGCGGGCGCCGGGCCGGGCAGCAGCGCCAGCGCAGGCGGCGCCGTCGCGGCGATCCGCCAGGGTGCGCAGGGCGAAGGCGGCGCGCGGATCGTGTTCGACCTGGCGCGCCCCGCAATCGTCACCGAGGGCCGCTTCGGGGCCGATGGCCGTACGCTGACGCTCCAACTGCGCACTGTCGACGATGCGCGATTCGCGCGCGCCGCGGCCGAACGGCGAATGAGCTTCCTGCCGCCCTTCACCTATCTCCAGCCCGCCGGGCGCCACAGCTACAGCGTGTCGATGCCGCTGCCGGTCCGCGCCCCCGCCGCCGCGCTGCCGCATGTCTATGGCGAGGCCGACCGCCCGCTGGTGGTGATCGATCCCGGCCATGGCGGGCATGATCCCGGCGCGATCTCTCCGTCGGGCGGGCTGCGCGAAAAGGACCTGACGCTCAAGGTCGCGCTGGCGATCCGCGACGCGCTGCTCGCATCGGGGCGCGTCCGGGTGGCGCTGACGCGCGAGGACGACCGGTTCCTGGTGCTCCAGGATCGCTATGGGCTGGCGCGCAAGCTCCATGCCGACCTGTTCATCTCGGTCCATTGCGACAGCGCGGGCAGCAGCGGCGCGTCGGGCGCGACGGTCTATACCCTGTCCGAAGTCGCGTCGGACAAGGAAGCGGCGCGGCTGGCGGCGCGCGAGAACAAGGCCGATATCCTCTCCGGCGTCGACCTCGGCGCGGCGAGCCCCGACATCTCGTCGATCCTGATCGACCTGACCCAGCGCGAGACGATGAACCTGTCCGCGAGCTTCGCGCGGCTGCTGGGCCGAGAGGCGCAGCCGCTGATCCCGATCAAGGAGAATTACCACCGCATGGCGTCGCTGGTGGTGCTCAAGGCCCCCGACATGCCGTCGGTGCTGTTCGAGACGGGCTATCTCTCCAACGACCGCGACGCCGAGTTCCTTGCCTCCGACGAGGGCCGGCGACGCGTGGCGAAGAGCGTGCGCAACGCCGTCGAAGTCCATTTCGCTACTCGCATGGCATCCCGCTGA
- the prfB gene encoding peptide chain release factor 2, protein MRAEAQAHADKIKAALALLRRFLDWDRALRRLDELNARVEDPSLWNDAKAAQDVMRERRRLDEAIGATRAIETELSDTAELIEMAEAEDDEAMASEGTAALAALAARAEIDKVKALLSGEADVNDTYVEINSGAGGTESNDWAGMLLRMYTRWAERRGMKVELIDYHAGEQAGIKSATLLIKGENAYGYAKTESGVHRLVRISPYDSAARRHTSFSSVWVYPVIDDNIDIEINESELRIDTYRASGAGGQHINTTDSAVRITHLPTGIVVQCQNQRSQHKNKAEAYNQLRARLYERELAEREAVADAQNATKTDIGWGHQIRSYVLQPYQLVKDLRTGVTSTAPGDVLDGALDPFMAAALSQRVTGETVEVEDVD, encoded by the coding sequence ATGCGCGCCGAAGCGCAGGCTCATGCCGACAAGATCAAGGCTGCGCTGGCATTGCTGCGCCGGTTCCTCGATTGGGATCGCGCGCTGCGGCGCCTCGACGAGCTGAATGCCCGCGTCGAGGACCCGAGCCTTTGGAATGACGCCAAGGCCGCGCAGGACGTGATGCGCGAGCGCCGCCGCCTCGACGAGGCGATCGGCGCGACGCGCGCGATCGAGACCGAGCTGAGCGACACCGCCGAACTCATCGAGATGGCCGAGGCCGAGGACGACGAGGCGATGGCGAGCGAAGGCACCGCCGCGCTCGCCGCACTGGCCGCGCGCGCCGAGATCGACAAGGTCAAGGCGCTGCTGTCGGGCGAGGCCGACGTCAACGACACCTATGTCGAGATCAATTCGGGCGCCGGCGGCACCGAGAGCAACGACTGGGCGGGCATGTTGCTGCGCATGTACACGCGCTGGGCCGAGCGGCGCGGCATGAAGGTCGAGCTGATCGACTATCACGCCGGCGAGCAGGCGGGGATCAAGTCCGCCACGCTGCTGATCAAGGGCGAGAACGCCTATGGCTATGCCAAGACCGAGAGCGGGGTCCACCGCCTCGTCCGCATTTCGCCCTATGACAGCGCGGCGCGGCGCCACACCAGCTTTTCGAGCGTGTGGGTCTATCCGGTGATCGACGACAATATCGACATCGAGATCAACGAAAGCGAGCTGCGCATCGACACCTATCGCGCATCGGGTGCGGGCGGACAGCATATCAACACCACCGATTCGGCGGTGCGGATCACCCATCTGCCCACCGGCATCGTCGTCCAGTGCCAGAACCAGCGCAGCCAGCACAAGAACAAGGCCGAGGCCTATAACCAGCTCCGCGCCCGGCTGTACGAGCGCGAACTGGCCGAGCGCGAGGCGGTGGCGGACGCGCAGAACGCGACCAAGACCGATATCGGCTGGGGCCACCAGATCCGCTCCTATGTCCTCCAGCCCTATCAGCTGGTGAAGGACCTGCGCACCGGGGTGACTTCCACTGCGCCCGGCGATGTGCTGGATGGTGCGCTGGACCCGTTCATGGCGGCGGCGCTGTCGCAGCGCGTGACCGGCGAGACGGTCGAAGTGGAGGATGTCGATTGA
- a CDS encoding class I SAM-dependent methyltransferase has product MRLALALAPLVLLVACDGGTVAPKDERRVEAKTGFPAADRPVATIVSARWSTEEARDRLNEATEVMDLAGIKPGMTVADIGAGEGYYTIRMAQRVGAKGRVVAEDIVPDIIEELAKRVVRERLNNVSVRLGLPADPRLPEGSFDRVLLVHMYHEIESPYEFLWRLRPSLTANGQVIVVDANRPTEHHGTPPTLLKCEFAAVGYALVSFRPMPSAGGYMATFGAAGERPEPSAIKACRSGATAAPIIVEHAEEPAH; this is encoded by the coding sequence TTGAGGCTGGCCCTCGCCCTGGCGCCACTGGTTCTGCTCGTCGCATGCGACGGCGGCACCGTCGCGCCCAAGGACGAGCGCCGCGTCGAGGCGAAGACCGGCTTCCCCGCCGCCGATCGTCCGGTGGCGACGATCGTCTCCGCGCGCTGGTCGACCGAGGAAGCGCGCGACCGGCTGAACGAAGCGACCGAAGTGATGGACCTGGCCGGGATCAAGCCGGGGATGACCGTGGCCGATATCGGCGCGGGCGAAGGCTATTACACGATCCGCATGGCGCAGCGCGTCGGCGCCAAGGGCCGCGTCGTCGCCGAGGACATCGTCCCCGACATCATCGAGGAATTGGCCAAGCGCGTGGTGCGCGAGCGGCTGAACAATGTCAGCGTCCGGCTGGGCCTGCCCGCCGATCCGCGGCTCCCCGAGGGCAGCTTCGATCGCGTGCTGCTGGTCCATATGTATCACGAGATCGAGAGCCCGTATGAATTCCTGTGGCGGCTGCGCCCGTCGCTGACCGCCAATGGCCAGGTCATCGTCGTCGACGCCAATCGCCCGACCGAACATCACGGCACCCCGCCCACGCTGCTCAAATGCGAATTCGCCGCGGTCGGCTATGCGCTGGTCTCGTTCCGGCCGATGCCGTCGGCGGGGGGCTATATGGCGACGTTCGGCGCGGCGGGCGAACGCCCCGAGCCGAGCGCGATCAAGGCGTGCCGCAGCGGCGCGACCGCCGCGCCGATCATCGTCGAGCACGCCGAGGAACCGGCGCACTGA